DNA sequence from the Leptolyngbya sp. SIO1E4 genome:
AGAAATAGACAATAAAGCTAGCCGTCTTTCAAAGCTGCTTAGAAAAGCTAGTACTAATGGATCTGATGATGGCGGTACTAATGCCGATTCAAGTTTCGAGCAGGTGTCCATTGAATACGCTCCATCCTTAACCTACGGTTTTTGCATTCCACCGAACCCTACAGCCGATGCCCTGCGCTTGAGGGCCGAACTCAACCTCTATAAAATTCGTAACTGCATGAACATTGCAGGCATGAAGCGAGAACTTGAACCCTACGCAGCTCCCATCGACGTACAGAGCAGCCTACCTAGCATTGGTGCAGGAGGGCAAATCAACCTACCCGGATTGAATAGAATCCGCCCCACCCTGTATCGCTATCCTGTTTTAATTGAACGAACAAAGCAGTTGGTTAATCTGGCACAACAGATTGAGTCCTCAATGCTCAGTGCTATACAGGGCAAATATCAAGAAGCCTACAGCTTACTCAAGGCCAAACAAGAGATGCAGCTTGCTAAGGCAGGCATCAAACTCCAAGATTTACGACTTAATGAAGCAGAAGGTGGTGTTCAATTAGCTGAGTTGCAGCAAGAGCGATCAGCGATTCAAGCAGAAACATATCAAGATTGGATCAGTGTTGGTCGAATACAGGCTGAAATAGATCTCTTAGAGGCCTATAAGGAACTAGAAAGTCTCCAACTCAAAGCATCTGATGCAAGAGTAGCTGCGCGAATTGGACAAATAGCCGTAACAGCAGCAACAGCACCTTCGGGAGCAGCGCTTGGTGTTGCTAGCTTTTTTGGTGTGCTTGCGCTTATGGAAGAAGCCGCAAACAGGGCTGTTATTCAAGAACAAAGAAATATCAGTGAACTCTCTTTCAGAGTCGGATTTGAACGGAGATTGCAAGAATGGAATCTCCAGTTGGAGCTGTCACGCCAGGACGAAAGCATTAGCAATCAACAAATTACCCTTGCAGAAGATCGTGTTCGCATTGTTGGACAAGAGCGCCGGATTTCCGAAATCCAAACTGATCAAGCCGATGAGGTCATCAATTTCTTGCAAAACAAGTTCACCAATCTAGACCTCTACGAATGGATGAGTGGTGTCCTCGAAAGCGTCTATCGCTACTTCCTCCAGCAAGCCACCTCCATGGCAAAACTGGCCGAAAATCAACTCGCCTTTGAGCGCCAGCAAATTCCACCCCAGTTTATCCAAAGCGATTACTTTGAAGCACCCCGTGAAGGCGGCACCACAACTACCGAAGAAAGCAATATTGACCGTAGAGGACTAACCGGGTCAGCACGCTTGCTACAAGATATCTACAAACTCGACCAATACGCCTTTGAAACCAACCAGCGCAAGCTCCAACTTACAGAAACCATTTCGCTCAGCCAGCTCGATCCCTTTGCCTTCCAGCGGTTCCGCGAATCAGGTAATCTCATCTTCGAGACCCCGATGTCTCTGTTCGATCGCCGCTTTCCTGGCAACTACCTGCGCCTGATCCGCCAAGTCCGCATCTCTGTTATCGCCCTTGTTCCACCCACCCGTGGCATCTCCGCAACGCTAACCTCAGCTGGCATTTCCCGTGTTGCCATTCAAGGTAGTGTTTTCCAAACCACCGTCATCCGACGCGACCCAGAAATTGTTCAATTCACCTCGCCAATTAACAGCAATGGACTATTTGAGCTAAACCCCCAAACCGAAATGCTCAATCCCTTCGAGGGTAACGGCGTCGATACCCGCTGGAGCTTTGACCTACCCAAAGCCTCCAACCCCTTCGACTTCAACACCATCGCCGACGTCCTCATCACCATCGATTACACTGCTCTCCACAGCGAAGACTATCGTCAGCAAGTCCTCCAACAGCTAGATCCTTCCATCAGCGGCGACAGAGCCTTTAGCTTCCGCAACGAATTCGCCGACGCCTGGTACGACCTCCATAATCCCGAGCAAACCGCTACCCCCGGCACCGTCAAATTCACAACCCGCAGGGCCGACTTCCCACCCAACATCAACGACCTCACCCTCAGCAATATTCGTCTCTACTTTGCACTCAAAGAGGCAACCCCTTGGCCCCAAGGGCAAGCGATCGCCCTCAGCACTAACAATCAGGAAGGAAGCCCTATACCTGATGAGAAAGGCATCGCTAGATTCCCGCTTATTCAGCTATCGTCAGCAGATCAAGAATGGCAGCTAGCTATCCCAGAGAATGCAGAAGTTCAAAGGCTTTTTAGCGATAACCTCATCGACGAGATTCTACTAATCGTGACCTACGATGGCGAGTTGCCAGCCTGATTTCGGACTGTTAGTGGCGACCATGCCTTATATAGCGGTATGCAGGCTAATCAAGCACACCCTAGACCCCAAACCCTAGACCCTGTCTTGACCCAGATGTACTGGACTCAACTGAACAAGGCTATAACTTCAGCGCGGAAAACTTCCAGAAAAGCCGACGCTATCCACCAGAATGAGCCGCTCTACACAGTCAGGATGCCTCAGCGCAAAGTCAATGGCGATCGCCCCACCTAGCGAAGCGCCCAGCAGTATGACCGGGCGGTTAATTAATTGCTGCCAAGTGGCGTAAAGATGCTGACGAATCGTGCTAGGTGCGATGGCGACAGACGGCAGAGAGGCCGTGAAGCCAAATCCCAATATCTCACTTTACGCACTTGCATCAAGCGGTTAGCCCGCAAAACTATTTGCTTTTCCAAATCGGTGCTGATGCATGACACTGTCATTGGGGTGTTCATTAACCGCTACGAATTTGGCCGAGCTATATGACTGCTTTCCACAGGTCTAGAACACTACCAACTCTTGCCTGTTCGATGTCATCTACCCATCGTTCCGAGTCCATGTCTCATTCCCTCTTATTCAAGTGGAAGCACTTTCGGCCTGAAGTCATCCTGCTTAATGCCCGCTGGTACTGCCGCTATGCCTTGAGCTATTGGGATCTCGAGGAAATGATGGTGAAGCGCGGTCTGTCGATTGACCACAGCACCATCAATCGATGGGTGTTGCAGTACGGACCCGAACTCGACAAGCGCTGTCGGCCACATCTATTTACGTACACTCCTATCGCCCAACTGCGTCCGTGTCTGCGTTCACTATTTCACACTGGAATCGGAGCTAGACCGCTTGGTAACAACGATTGAGCAGTTTTTGTATTCAAATTAAAGATTTTCAAAAGTTGACAATTGCGCGCTGCCTGACTGGAGCTTAGCTATCGTGAAAATAGTTAGACAGCAGAGATAGCGAATATTGTCTCCATCTGAGAAAAATCTAGCTTAGGTGATCAAGGCTTTGTTTCGACGATATCTCTAGAAAGCAAATGCGCTTGCAAAAATTTGAAGAATTTTGGAAGGTTATCAAAATCATGAAACCATTCCGTATTGCCTTGGCAGCGCTCTTTGCCGTACTGATTATTTATGGTCAGCCCCAGCTGCATGCATCCCACGTATCTACTGTCAATAGGGTCGCCAATGCATCTGAGGGGAGAATCACTGAGACAGACTTGATCGCTGAGCCTCAATCTGAGTTTGAATCACTGCTAAAGCTTGGTGAAGACCAGCTATTTGAGCAAGATTTTGAAGGTGCGATCGCGACCTTCTCTGAAGCAATTCATCTAGATCCAAAGAATGCCTATCTATATAGATTGCGAGGTCTTGGCTATCAGAAACTGAAGAATTACGAAAAAGCTGTTGCAGACTATACGCAAGCGATTCAACTCGATCCGAAAAATCCTCAAGGATATGCCGGCAGGGGGTTTGTTTATGACCTATCTCAGCGTTATCAAAGCGCGATTGAAGACTTCACTCAAGCGATTCAACTCGATCCAGACAATGCTCTCTTCTACGCCGACCGAGGCTATGCTAGACAAGGTTCAGGAGATTTAAAGGCCGCTGTTGAAGATTTTGACCAATCCATTCGACTTCAGCCAAACAATGCTTACTCTTACACAGGCAGAGCGACTACCCGGCAAATCTTAAAGGACTACTCCGGAGCTGCTAGAGATTATAGCCAAGCAATCCGGCTGAACTCTGACATCGTCCGTGATCTGAGGACAAATCGAGTTCGAAACGAGTTAAAACACAGAATTGCTCGACTGTATATCGCTAGAGGCGATGTCCAATATAGGCTAGATAGCCTGGCAGATAAGCAAGCGGCGATCAAGGACTATGCTCAAGCCCTAAAAATAACGGTTTCAACGATCGAATTGCCGACCCACAAACTAGAGCTCAACGAGCAGTACAACGCGCAGTATGCTGTCCCAGTGACTTCTGTAACCTTGTGTCTACTTTGGATCATCTCAATTAGTTTGCATGAGTTTGGTCACGCCATTGTTGCCTATTGGGGAGGCGATCAATCGGTCAAAACGAAAGGCTATTTAACTC
Encoded proteins:
- a CDS encoding alpha/beta hydrolase — encoded protein: MLGFGFTASLPSVAIAPSTIRQHLYATWQQLINRPVILLGASLGGAIAIDFALRHPDCVERLILVDSVGFSGSFPR